The region TGTGATATAATTTAATAAAATATGAGAAGTAACAAAAAATCACTAATTAGTTCTAATTATTCACTTATAATAGATTACATTTTATGTCAGAAATTTTATTTCAATGAATAATTCAAAAAAATGGTTATATGTTTGTTGAATCCATAACTGTTTTGGCAAAGAGACATCTACTTTTTAACTATTATCAAACCCAGTTGAAATTGATTATTTTTTGGTCTTTAGAAACAAATATTTTCTAAATAATAAGCATTTGATTTATAAAGGGTCTAGGGCGAAGCCCTCCCCCCTCCTTGGTACAAGTACCGAAATAGTTAAAAAAATTAAGATATGCTCTTTAGAAATGAGGAGGTATTTTGTAAAAAATCAACTAAAACATATATAATAAGGATTTTGGAATTTCTGAAGACAGCAAAATTGATTATTTTAGAGGAGGATTTGCATGGCAAAAAAAATGAAAAGTTTAGGTGGAAGATCTTTATCAAAAAAAACTTCTAACGCAAACAATATGAACGCGCTACTTCAAGAGGCTCAGAAAGCTCAATTACAAATGCAAAAAGAAATAGAAGAGATGGAAAATTCCCTAAAAGATTTAGAGGTTGAGGCTACAGCTGGAGGTGGCGTTGTAAAGATAATTGCTACCTGTGACTTAAGGATAAAAGACATTATTATTTCTGAAGAATTAGAAGAGGAAGATTTTGATACGATAAAGGATTTAATAATTGCCGCTACAAATGAAGTAGTTCAAAAAGCGATTCAATTAAAAGAGGAGAAAACAAACGAAATTTCAGAAAAGTATTTAGGCCAACTACCTGATTTAGGATTCTAAAAAAATTTTAACTTTATATTTTCAAAAAAGTATAAATAAAATTGTATAATATACTTAGAGAAAAAAATAACAAGCAAGCATATTACTAGGAGGTGTATTATTTATGGCAGTTAAAGTAGGAATAAATGGTTTTGGAAGAATAGGTAGGTTAGTATTTAGACAAATGGTTGAAAACCCAATGTTTGAAGTAGTTGCAATTAACGATTTAACAGATGCAAAAACATTAGCTACGCTTCTTAAATATGATTCTGTTCATGGGAAATTTAAGGGAAATGTTGAATTGGATGAAAATGGATTTAAAGTAAATGGAAAAGAAGTACAAGTGTTTGCTGAAAAGGATCCAAATAACCTTCCATGGAAAGATTTAGGAGTAGAGTTAGTTATAGAATCTACAGGTGTTTTTGTAAATAAAGAAAAAGCTTCTGCGCACTTAAAAGCTGGAGCAAAGAAAGTAATAATTACAGCTCCTGCAAAAGGCGAAGTAGACGCTACGATTGTAATGGGTGTTAATGACGATATTTTAACCCCAGACATGGAAGTTATTTCTAATGCATCTTGTACAACAAATTCTATTGCTCCTGTAATTAAAGTCTTAAATGATCATCTTAAAATTAAAAGAGGACTACTGACTACAGTTCACTCATATACTAATGACCAACGAGTTTTAGATTTACCACATAAAGATTTGAGAAGGGCTAGGGCAGCAGCACTAAATATAATTCCTACAACCACAGGTGCGGCAAAAGCAGTAGGTATTGTTATACCCGAGTTAAAAGGAAAATTAGATGGAATTGCTTTAAGAGTTCCTACGCCTGATGGATCTATCTCTGATTTAACCGCAGAAGTGGAAAAATCTACAACTGTTGAAGAAATTAACGAATTAATGAAGAAAGCAACAGAAGGTAAATTAAAAGGTATTCTTGGCTACAATGATGAACCAATAGTATCTTCAGATATCGTTGGTTCCGTATATGCAGGTATTTTCGATGCTACATTAACTAATGTAATAGATGGTAATTTTATTAAGATATGTTCATGGTATGATAACGAAAATGGATACTCTGCAATGGTTGTTAAATTAGCAGAAAAGTTAGTTAAGATGTTATAAAAGATAGAATTACGAAAAGGGGATTAAGCTCCCCTTTTTGTTTAAGTTTGGATTATTCACTTGATCAATAAACATACTTTAGGGGGTGCAATAAATGAACAAGCTAACTATAAAAGACGTTGATTTAAAAAATAAAAAGGTTATAATGAGAGTAGATTTTAATGTACCAATAAAAAATGGAATGATAACTGACGATACAAGGATTAAAGCGGCTTTACCTACAATTAAATATGCGGTAGATGAAGGCGCCAAAGTTATTTTACTTTCTCACTTAGGAAGACCAGATGGCGAAAAAGATCCACAGTATTCTTTAAAACCGGTCGCAGAAAGGCTTAAAGAATTAATTAATGTTCCTGTATATTTTGTTGATGAGACACGTGGAGAAAAAGTGGAACGAGCAGTTTCTCAACTGAAAAATGGAGAGATTCTTGTAATAGAAAATACACGTTTTGAAAAAGGAGAAACAAAAAATGATCCTGATTTAGCAAAATATTGGGCCGGTCTTGCAGATATTCATGTAAACGACGCATTTGGTACAGCTCATAGAGCACATGCTTCTAATGTGGGTATAGCAAAATATATACCTAGTGTCGCAGGGTTTTTAATGGAGAAGGAAATCAAATTTTTAAGTGCAGCGAATGAAAATCCACAAAAACCATATGTTGTGGTATTAGGTGGTGCCAAAGTTTCAGATAAGATAGATGTCATAAACAATCTTTTAAATAAGGCGGACAGGATTTTGATTGGTGGAGCAATGATGTT is a window of Defluviitoga tunisiensis DNA encoding:
- a CDS encoding YbaB/EbfC family nucleoid-associated protein, with product MAKKMKSLGGRSLSKKTSNANNMNALLQEAQKAQLQMQKEIEEMENSLKDLEVEATAGGGVVKIIATCDLRIKDIIISEELEEEDFDTIKDLIIAATNEVVQKAIQLKEEKTNEISEKYLGQLPDLGF
- the gap gene encoding type I glyceraldehyde-3-phosphate dehydrogenase; protein product: MAVKVGINGFGRIGRLVFRQMVENPMFEVVAINDLTDAKTLATLLKYDSVHGKFKGNVELDENGFKVNGKEVQVFAEKDPNNLPWKDLGVELVIESTGVFVNKEKASAHLKAGAKKVIITAPAKGEVDATIVMGVNDDILTPDMEVISNASCTTNSIAPVIKVLNDHLKIKRGLLTTVHSYTNDQRVLDLPHKDLRRARAAALNIIPTTTGAAKAVGIVIPELKGKLDGIALRVPTPDGSISDLTAEVEKSTTVEEINELMKKATEGKLKGILGYNDEPIVSSDIVGSVYAGIFDATLTNVIDGNFIKICSWYDNENGYSAMVVKLAEKLVKML
- a CDS encoding phosphoglycerate kinase, with product MNKLTIKDVDLKNKKVIMRVDFNVPIKNGMITDDTRIKAALPTIKYAVDEGAKVILLSHLGRPDGEKDPQYSLKPVAERLKELINVPVYFVDETRGEKVERAVSQLKNGEILVIENTRFEKGETKNDPDLAKYWAGLADIHVNDAFGTAHRAHASNVGIAKYIPSVAGFLMEKEIKFLSAANENPQKPYVVVLGGAKVSDKIDVINNLLNKADRILIGGAMMFTFLKALGKKVGSSKVEEDKLDVAKTILENAKAKKVEIVLPIDTVAAQKIEAGAEKKIFKINEGIPEGWMGLDIGPETIRLFSEKLSDAKTVFWNGPMGVFEIDDFAEGTKKIAEAIVNVTKKGCISIVGGGDSAAAAEKFSLAEEFSHVSTGGGASLEFLEGKELPGIASISVKKN